A genomic region of Methanothermobacter thermautotrophicus str. Delta H contains the following coding sequences:
- a CDS encoding TIGR00300 family protein, with the protein MNTREVELRGHIIDSLILPRALDIIMDMGGDFQILEIDIGKRKSDPSHARILVEAETPSLLNQILDELGEIGASIAEIKEAELRRAPMDRVLPDDFYSTTNHQTFIYHGGEWVEVEGIEMDCMIVVDPESRTARCKPIREIKKGDLVVVGREGIKVVPPERPRGKQGVFEFMGSEVSSEKPLVTTIKKIASEITEIKKRGGRIGLVGGPAIVHTGSAPVIAEMIRLGFIDVLFAGNALATHDIECALYGTSLGVDIDRGEAVSRGHRHHINAINEINRAGSIRDAVEQGVLTSGIMYECVKNDVPFVLAGSIRDDGPLPDVITDVMEAQNEMRKYVQDLDMVIMIATMLHSIATGNILPSRVKTICVDINPATVTKLSDRGSSQAVSVVTDVGAFIPILLHEIKKMNGLGD; encoded by the coding sequence ATGAATACAAGAGAGGTGGAGCTCAGGGGTCATATAATTGATAGTCTAATACTCCCCAGAGCCCTTGATATAATAATGGATATGGGCGGGGACTTCCAGATACTTGAAATCGATATAGGTAAAAGAAAATCGGATCCAAGCCATGCAAGGATACTTGTTGAGGCGGAAACACCCTCACTACTTAACCAGATCCTGGATGAACTGGGTGAGATAGGGGCATCCATAGCAGAGATAAAGGAGGCTGAACTCCGGAGGGCACCCATGGACAGGGTTCTGCCGGACGACTTCTACTCCACCACCAACCATCAGACCTTCATCTACCATGGCGGTGAATGGGTGGAGGTTGAGGGAATAGAGATGGACTGCATGATAGTGGTTGACCCGGAGAGCAGAACAGCCCGCTGCAAACCCATCAGGGAGATAAAGAAGGGAGACCTCGTGGTTGTTGGAAGGGAGGGCATAAAGGTTGTCCCCCCTGAGAGGCCCAGGGGAAAGCAGGGCGTCTTCGAATTCATGGGCAGTGAAGTGTCAAGTGAGAAGCCCCTCGTGACCACAATAAAGAAGATCGCATCTGAAATAACAGAGATAAAAAAGAGAGGTGGAAGGATAGGTCTCGTCGGCGGACCAGCCATCGTACACACAGGGTCAGCCCCTGTAATTGCAGAGATGATACGTCTGGGATTCATAGACGTCCTGTTCGCCGGAAACGCCCTGGCAACCCATGACATTGAATGCGCACTCTACGGGACCTCCCTCGGAGTTGATATAGATAGGGGTGAGGCGGTGAGCAGGGGCCACAGGCACCATATAAACGCGATAAATGAGATAAACCGCGCCGGTTCAATAAGGGATGCGGTGGAGCAGGGCGTTCTAACATCAGGGATAATGTATGAGTGCGTAAAGAATGATGTGCCCTTTGTGCTTGCCGGTTCAATAAGGGATGACGGACCACTCCCTGACGTCATAACCGATGTGATGGAGGCCCAGAATGAGATGAGGAAATACGTCCAGGACCTGGACATGGTCATAATGATAGCCACCATGCTCCACTCCATCGCAACCGGCAACATACTCCCCTCACGCGTTAAAACCATATGCGTGGATATAAACCCTGCAACCGTTACAAAG
- the speB gene encoding agmatinase produces the protein MLIHTHEPLKFAFSTTDHERIPELSFGIMGVPFDSTTSYVPGARFGPMAVREASYSFEAYNLRFSENVKVKSFDFGDLEVSPGNFMKTAGFIGDSVSEVLDMGLKPLIIGGEHTVTLPVIENLPEHDSLTVVHLDAHMDLADTYAGERYSHATVMRRVHELGAEIIQIGIRSASSEEAEFAGEEGVRFCMAHEVMGDPAGAIELIDGIRGPVYISVDMDVLDPAYAPSVGNPAPAGLTPHIMEELVLALSGKDVVGLDVVEVASGGMADPTSVNAAKIIYDILTLL, from the coding sequence TTGCTTATCCACACCCATGAGCCCCTCAAATTTGCTTTTTCCACCACAGACCATGAAAGGATCCCGGAACTCTCCTTTGGAATAATGGGGGTCCCCTTTGATTCCACGACAAGCTATGTGCCGGGGGCACGTTTCGGACCAATGGCTGTCAGGGAGGCATCATACAGCTTTGAAGCATACAACCTGCGTTTTTCAGAGAATGTGAAGGTTAAAAGTTTTGATTTTGGAGACCTTGAGGTTTCCCCTGGCAACTTCATGAAGACAGCGGGTTTCATAGGGGACTCTGTGTCTGAAGTCCTGGATATGGGCCTTAAACCACTCATAATTGGCGGTGAGCATACGGTCACCCTCCCCGTGATCGAGAATCTGCCTGAACATGATTCCCTGACAGTGGTTCACCTGGATGCCCACATGGACCTGGCAGATACCTACGCCGGAGAAAGGTACTCACATGCCACCGTCATGAGGAGGGTCCATGAGCTTGGAGCCGAGATAATACAGATAGGTATTAGATCAGCATCATCGGAGGAGGCGGAATTTGCAGGGGAGGAGGGTGTCAGGTTCTGCATGGCCCATGAGGTCATGGGGGACCCTGCCGGTGCCATTGAACTCATAGATGGTATCCGGGGCCCGGTCTACATTTCGGTGGACATGGATGTCCTTGACCCTGCCTATGCTCCATCTGTGGGTAACCCGGCACCTGCCGGACTCACACCCCACATCATGGAGGAACTTGTCCTCGCACTCTCAGGTAAGGATGTGGTGGGCCTTGATGTGGTTGAGGTCGCATCGGGTGGCATGGCTGACCCAACATCTGTAAACGCAGCCAAAATAATCTACGACATTCTAACACTCCTCTGA
- the eif5A gene encoding translation initiation factor IF-5A, which produces MSKKVVEVKTLKVGKYVIIDGEASKITNISTSSPGKHGSAKARVEAVGIFDNQKRSFVKPVDSKVDIPIIDKRTAQVIAIMGGDVQLMDLETYETFETPIPDELSEQLVEGVEVEYIEALGQRKLMRTKG; this is translated from the coding sequence ATGTCAAAGAAAGTGGTTGAAGTTAAAACGCTTAAGGTTGGAAAGTACGTGATCATTGATGGAGAGGCATCAAAGATCACAAACATCTCAACATCATCCCCCGGCAAACACGGATCAGCAAAGGCCCGTGTGGAAGCGGTGGGGATCTTCGACAACCAGAAGAGGAGCTTCGTCAAACCAGTCGATTCAAAGGTGGACATACCTATAATAGACAAGAGGACAGCTCAGGTCATTGCCATAATGGGTGGAGACGTCCAGTTAATGGACCTTGAAACCTATGAGACCTTTGAAACGCCAATACCTGATGAACTGAGTGAACAGCTGGTTGAGGGTGTCGAGGTTGAGTACATCGAGGCCCTCGGTCAGAGGAAACTCATGAGGACCAAGGGGTAA
- a CDS encoding pyruvoyl-dependent arginine decarboxylase — MKVAITSGAAEGPTKLNAFDNALLQAGIGDVNLIKVSSILPRNTRIVELPELEPGSIVNCVLSHMVSERRGDLISAAVAVATSSDFGCVVENSSVNRDPEDVRSEAISMVRYMMSVRGLEIKELIVEETNHVVEKCGAAVSAVVYLD; from the coding sequence ATGAAGGTTGCTATAACATCAGGTGCCGCCGAAGGACCCACAAAGCTCAATGCCTTTGACAACGCACTCTTGCAGGCTGGAATCGGAGACGTGAACCTGATAAAGGTTTCAAGCATACTCCCAAGGAACACAAGGATAGTGGAGCTGCCGGAGCTTGAACCCGGATCAATTGTGAACTGTGTCCTCTCTCACATGGTTTCAGAGAGAAGGGGTGACCTAATATCTGCTGCAGTCGCTGTGGCCACCTCCAGTGACTTCGGGTGTGTCGTTGAGAACTCCAGCGTCAACAGGGACCCTGAGGATGTGAGGAGTGAAGCCATCTCAATGGTCAGATACATGATGTCGGTGCGGGGCCTTGAAATAAAGGAATTAATAGTAGAAGAGACAAATCATGTTGTTGAGAAATGCGGTGCTGCTGTATCTGCCGTCGTATATCTTGATTGA
- a CDS encoding bifunctional fructose-bisphosphatase/inositol-phosphate phosphatase has translation MEESDIYYWKGVAVRMAEQVERAVSPLVGTEDAGEIIKMGADGTPTKLIDLVAEDEAVGVLESTGRPVTIISEEIGVLHINSEGDEPGIIFVVDPLDGTSNAIRNIPFYGISVAVAERHPDGAAPTLNNVLMGFVKNFATGDLYWAIKGQGAFLNEKAISSSSQSSLDRTSLGAFIYGTRFRRVDSICRVIRRMRILGSVALELAYVASGSYDAFMDLRENLRIVDIAASKLIVEEAGGVVTNERGGEIDGLLNVKARTSLVAAGNLELHEKIMQTLEVI, from the coding sequence ATGGAGGAATCTGATATTTACTACTGGAAGGGTGTTGCCGTGAGAATGGCTGAGCAGGTTGAAAGGGCCGTATCTCCCCTTGTTGGGACAGAAGACGCAGGGGAGATAATCAAAATGGGGGCCGATGGCACACCCACCAAACTTATAGACCTCGTTGCGGAGGATGAAGCCGTTGGTGTCCTTGAGAGTACGGGTAGGCCTGTCACAATAATAAGTGAGGAGATAGGTGTCCTCCACATAAACAGCGAGGGGGATGAACCCGGGATAATCTTCGTTGTGGACCCCCTGGACGGTACAAGCAACGCCATAAGGAACATACCCTTCTACGGCATATCAGTGGCTGTGGCAGAACGCCACCCCGACGGTGCAGCCCCAACCCTTAATAACGTCCTGATGGGCTTTGTTAAGAACTTCGCCACGGGGGACCTCTACTGGGCAATAAAAGGCCAGGGGGCCTTCCTCAATGAGAAAGCGATAAGCTCATCCTCACAGAGCTCCCTCGACAGGACATCCCTGGGGGCCTTCATATATGGCACGCGCTTCAGGAGGGTGGACAGCATCTGCAGGGTGATCCGGAGAATGCGTATCCTGGGATCCGTGGCCCTTGAACTGGCCTACGTTGCAAGCGGTTCCTACGACGCCTTCATGGACCTCAGGGAGAATCTCAGGATAGTTGACATAGCAGCATCCAAGCTCATTGTGGAGGAGGCAGGCGGTGTGGTGACCAATGAGAGGGGTGGAGAAATAGACGGCCTTCTGAACGTTAAGGCAAGAACATCCCTTGTTGCCGCCGGAAACCTGGAGCTCCACGAGAAGATAATGCAGACCCTGGAGGTCATATGA
- a CDS encoding NAD(+) kinase: MMRIGIIARFDVAEAVEIAERVASFLLNRGVEITVDLKLTEELPQLREYGEDIRNMDADMILTIGGDGTILRTRSLIEDKEIPILGINMGTVGFLTEVDPENVFSALEAVLRGEYAVEKRTLLSVYHNDELPSALNEVVLMTRRPAKMLHIEISVDDEVVEELRADGIIIATPSGSTAYSMSAGGPIVDPRVEAFLIVPICPFKLSARPLVVSNKSVIRVKLLRKGKKAIAVIDGQYEEEINHMDEVIFRKSERKAHFVRLSKDFYRKVREKLIEGGIDSIKG, from the coding sequence ATGATGCGCATAGGGATAATAGCCCGTTTTGATGTTGCAGAGGCCGTTGAAATCGCTGAAAGAGTGGCCTCATTCCTCCTGAACAGGGGGGTTGAAATTACGGTTGACCTCAAGCTCACAGAGGAACTCCCACAGCTGAGGGAATACGGTGAGGACATAAGGAACATGGATGCAGACATGATACTCACCATCGGCGGGGATGGGACAATACTCAGGACCCGGAGCCTCATAGAGGATAAGGAGATACCTATACTCGGTATAAACATGGGGACAGTTGGTTTTTTAACTGAGGTTGACCCTGAAAATGTATTCTCAGCCCTTGAAGCTGTCCTCAGGGGCGAATACGCCGTTGAGAAGAGGACCCTCCTGAGTGTCTACCACAATGATGAGCTGCCCTCCGCCCTCAACGAGGTCGTTCTCATGACCCGTAGGCCAGCGAAGATGCTGCATATAGAGATATCTGTTGATGATGAGGTGGTTGAGGAGCTACGCGCCGACGGGATAATCATAGCAACGCCAAGTGGCTCAACAGCGTACTCGATGTCAGCAGGGGGCCCCATTGTCGACCCCAGGGTTGAAGCGTTCCTCATAGTGCCAATATGTCCCTTCAAACTCAGCGCAAGACCCCTTGTGGTTTCAAACAAGAGTGTAATCCGGGTTAAACTCCTCAGGAAGGGTAAAAAGGCCATCGCCGTTATCGACGGCCAGTATGAGGAGGAGATCAACCACATGGATGAGGTCATATTCAGGAAGTCAGAACGAAAGGCCCACTTCGTGAGGCTCAGCAAGGATTTCTACAGGAAGGTCCGTGAAAAACTCATAGAGGGCGGAATAGACTCTATAAAGGGTTAA
- the cfbE gene encoding coenzyme F430 synthase, whose amino-acid sequence MKFNISRPLVTDLTHGGVTIALEMRKHFPEVMAWDFYGTLGDDDREMLIEKGVDVVEGPVSGSTVIAPVHCPVRSDLTHHEITGWLLGSWRREKGVPVVEVTGVKGKTSTVWILRSIMGDLEPLVLSSLGSWAGDELLRRDISIAPASIIETVNLAEHHDYGAAIFEVSLGGTGLADVGVLTNIAEDYGIRRGTSRASRAKEQIFRSRLVCCEYRAFWRHYSRFQERTNTFSVRDTEATLHVDDVNYGLESTEATLDATGLKTLAGDHLDAEFRIETFAPAEHQLSNVLAAASAALTLGFDVEDVQRGVKDYHGIPGRTSMRQLKGTTIIEEINPGLNVRAIEYTLKMAMELPDPIIILGGRYGVTCEEIDEARLSETLSNYDLKFIFTDELGYSIMRRSGMDGIYFKNPEDALRVGLNHRTVVLIYRSEYGDLTKR is encoded by the coding sequence ATGAAATTTAACATTTCAAGGCCCCTCGTGACTGACCTCACACATGGCGGTGTCACCATTGCCCTGGAGATGAGGAAACACTTCCCTGAGGTCATGGCGTGGGACTTTTACGGCACACTCGGTGATGATGACCGTGAAATGCTCATTGAAAAAGGGGTTGATGTTGTTGAAGGACCTGTCAGTGGCTCCACAGTAATAGCACCGGTCCACTGCCCGGTCAGATCAGATTTAACCCATCATGAGATAACCGGCTGGCTCCTGGGATCCTGGAGGAGGGAGAAGGGTGTGCCGGTGGTGGAGGTGACCGGTGTTAAGGGAAAAACCAGCACCGTATGGATACTCAGGAGCATCATGGGAGACCTTGAACCCCTGGTCCTCAGCAGTCTTGGATCCTGGGCCGGTGATGAACTCCTGCGGCGGGATATAAGCATAGCACCTGCCAGCATAATTGAGACCGTGAACCTTGCAGAGCACCATGATTACGGTGCAGCCATCTTCGAGGTCTCCCTGGGTGGGACCGGCCTGGCAGATGTGGGGGTTCTAACAAACATAGCCGAGGACTACGGGATAAGGAGGGGTACCTCAAGGGCCAGCAGGGCAAAGGAGCAGATATTCAGAAGCCGGCTGGTCTGCTGCGAATACAGGGCCTTCTGGAGGCACTACAGCAGATTCCAGGAGAGGACAAACACCTTCTCAGTGAGGGACACTGAGGCCACACTCCACGTGGATGATGTGAACTACGGCCTTGAGTCAACAGAGGCCACACTAGATGCCACCGGGCTTAAAACCCTTGCCGGGGACCATCTGGATGCAGAATTCCGGATTGAAACCTTTGCACCTGCAGAACACCAGCTCTCCAATGTCCTTGCAGCTGCAAGCGCCGCCCTGACCCTCGGGTTTGATGTTGAGGATGTTCAGAGGGGTGTTAAGGACTACCATGGAATTCCAGGAAGGACCTCCATGAGACAGCTCAAGGGCACCACCATAATAGAGGAGATAAACCCGGGGCTCAACGTGCGGGCCATAGAGTACACCCTGAAAATGGCCATGGAACTTCCAGATCCCATCATCATACTCGGGGGAAGGTACGGGGTTACCTGTGAGGAGATAGATGAGGCCCGCCTCTCCGAGACACTCAGCAATTATGACCTTAAGTTCATATTCACCGATGAACTGGGGTACAGTATCATGAGGAGATCCGGCATGGATGGCATCTACTTTAAAAACCCGGAGGATGCCCTCAGGGTCGGGCTAAATCATCGTACAGTCGTTCTCATTTACCGCTCAGAGTATGGTGACCTTACAAAAAGGTAA
- the hemC gene encoding hydroxymethylbilane synthase, translating to MIAGTRGSRLALVQTNHVIEMLSEVCKEKIEKKIIKTKGDRIRDSQLYSMDSRGLFTRELDMAVLNEEVDLAVHSLKDVPSDLDPDLAIAAVPPRESPAEVLVSRLDWEDLPQGSKLGTSSLRREAFCNHHQKNFKMEPLRGNIDTRIRKVMDGEVHATIMAEAGLKRLGLEEHIKRRFPVEYFTPAAGQGALAVITRADSELISSIGRITHHPSLQEVTAEKTLLRELGAGCQCPLGVIGRATGNQLTLYAVLLTREGEMLRKVTVRGPLAEAEDIGKKAAKEMEDYI from the coding sequence TTGATAGCCGGAACAAGGGGGAGTCGCCTGGCGCTGGTCCAGACGAACCATGTCATCGAGATGCTCAGTGAAGTCTGCAAAGAGAAAATCGAGAAGAAGATCATAAAGACAAAGGGCGACAGGATAAGGGATTCCCAGCTCTACAGCATGGACTCAAGGGGTCTATTCACAAGGGAACTCGACATGGCGGTCCTGAATGAGGAGGTGGACCTCGCAGTCCACAGCCTGAAGGACGTCCCCAGCGACCTTGACCCTGACCTTGCCATCGCAGCCGTGCCCCCAAGGGAATCACCTGCAGAGGTCCTGGTATCCCGCCTTGACTGGGAAGATCTCCCCCAGGGTTCCAAACTTGGAACCAGCAGTCTACGCAGGGAAGCATTCTGCAACCATCACCAAAAAAATTTTAAGATGGAGCCCCTAAGAGGAAACATAGATACAAGGATAAGGAAGGTTATGGATGGCGAGGTCCATGCAACCATAATGGCCGAGGCAGGATTAAAACGTCTCGGACTGGAGGAGCACATAAAAAGAAGGTTCCCTGTGGAATACTTCACACCTGCCGCCGGTCAGGGAGCCCTCGCAGTTATAACCAGGGCTGACAGTGAATTGATAAGCTCCATTGGGAGGATAACCCACCATCCCTCCCTGCAGGAGGTCACCGCTGAGAAGACTCTCCTCAGAGAGCTCGGTGCAGGTTGCCAGTGCCCCCTGGGTGTCATAGGAAGGGCCACTGGAAACCAGCTAACCCTCTACGCTGTTCTTCTAACCAGAGAAGGTGAAATGCTCAGGAAGGTAACCGTTAGGGGGCCTCTTGCTGAAGCAGAGGATATAGGTAAAAAAGCTGCCAAAGAAATGGAGGATTATATTTGA
- a CDS encoding Gfo/Idh/MocA family protein, translated as MRQINVGVIGVGAMGYNHARVYYRLKNANLMAVSDIMKGTLQKVANKYDTVGYVDYENLLEIPEIEVVSVCVPTTHHYNVVMDALEHDKHVLVEKPIAFTLEEAEDMVKTARKKGLKLGTGHVERFNPAVQKAKELIENDVIGDVVSASAKRVGPFPPRIKDVGVTIDLAIHDLDVMHYLFSEPVAEVYAVMGSILEKCEYEDHAEIMTKFKSGITGILEVNWLTPYKRRKLAITGTDGIINVDYIDQRLDVYGKFAQDVDIKHEEPLKNEIKSFLMSVINDEEPEITGEDGIYALRTVLAAMKSAREHRPVKVNGDI; from the coding sequence TTGAGACAGATAAATGTGGGTGTAATCGGCGTTGGAGCCATGGGTTACAACCATGCCAGAGTTTACTACAGACTTAAAAATGCAAATCTTATGGCTGTATCAGACATCATGAAGGGAACACTTCAGAAGGTCGCCAACAAGTATGACACCGTTGGATACGTGGACTATGAGAACCTCCTGGAGATACCTGAGATAGAGGTTGTCAGTGTCTGCGTGCCAACCACCCACCATTACAATGTGGTCATGGATGCCCTTGAACACGACAAACACGTCCTCGTTGAGAAGCCCATCGCATTCACCCTTGAAGAGGCAGAGGATATGGTGAAAACGGCACGCAAAAAGGGGCTGAAGCTGGGCACGGGCCATGTTGAAAGGTTCAACCCCGCAGTTCAGAAGGCCAAGGAACTCATTGAGAACGATGTTATAGGTGACGTGGTATCTGCATCAGCGAAGAGGGTCGGACCATTCCCTCCCCGAATAAAGGACGTTGGAGTCACCATCGACCTCGCCATACACGACCTCGATGTGATGCATTACCTCTTCAGCGAACCGGTTGCAGAGGTCTACGCGGTTATGGGAAGCATACTCGAGAAGTGTGAGTACGAGGACCATGCCGAGATAATGACCAAGTTCAAAAGTGGAATCACAGGGATACTCGAGGTTAACTGGCTCACACCCTACAAGAGGAGGAAGCTGGCCATCACAGGTACAGATGGAATAATCAACGTTGACTACATAGACCAGAGGCTGGATGTCTATGGTAAATTCGCCCAGGACGTGGATATCAAACATGAGGAACCCCTGAAGAATGAGATCAAATCATTCCTCATGTCTGTTATAAATGATGAGGAGCCTGAAATAACAGGTGAGGATGGTATATACGCCCTCAGGACTGTGCTTGCAGCAATGAAGTCTGCGAGGGAGCACAGGCCCGTGAAGGTTAATGGTGATATTTGA
- a CDS encoding orotate phosphoribosyltransferase-like protein, whose translation MENELIRKARELRSRGFTTGEIADELNVSKDTARWLTLQTTTSVSRKEAPVDFAINWESLGGSSSRMRYVSAAMADMALKYGVADVVLGIAISGVPFATLMADVMGAETGLETSLAVFHPVKHRKDEGAEGAISSNFAKVKGKRVVVVDDVITSGRTIAEVVEVLKNQGAKPIAVTVLIDKKGISEVDGVPVESLIRVSRLG comes from the coding sequence ATGGAAAATGAACTTATAAGGAAGGCCCGGGAACTCAGGAGCAGGGGATTTACAACAGGGGAAATTGCAGATGAACTGAACGTGTCTAAGGACACTGCGAGGTGGCTTACACTTCAGACCACGACCTCTGTTTCCAGGAAGGAGGCCCCTGTGGATTTCGCGATCAACTGGGAGAGCCTGGGGGGCAGTTCATCCAGGATGAGGTATGTTTCAGCCGCCATGGCAGACATGGCCCTCAAGTATGGTGTTGCGGATGTTGTTCTTGGCATCGCCATAAGCGGTGTTCCCTTCGCAACGCTGATGGCTGATGTTATGGGCGCTGAAACTGGACTGGAAACATCACTTGCAGTTTTCCACCCCGTAAAGCACAGGAAGGATGAGGGTGCAGAGGGAGCCATAAGCAGTAACTTTGCAAAGGTGAAGGGCAAGAGGGTTGTTGTTGTTGATGATGTTATAACAAGCGGCCGGACCATAGCTGAGGTGGTTGAGGTCCTCAAGAACCAGGGAGCAAAGCCCATAGCCGTCACTGTCCTCATAGACAAGAAGGGCATCTCTGAGGTTGACGGTGTGCCGGTGGAGTCACTCATAAGGGTTAGCAGGCTGGGATGA
- a CDS encoding UbiA family prenyltransferase, with product MIFALKNLFIHGGFLPALWGPSLLLVSTVLLESRCGPLTWGICFMLPLTVYAYDYLADLELDSLTNSDRSEFNHKWGEWLLAAYAGALLALLLLCMDPLITVLTASMFITGILYSRFFKGLTAYLTGFKNIYLGLVWSSWTTIPAMGGRSLPAHILVFTFIFLKVYVNTAFSDYKDIESDAMRGLKTLPAVFGENNSLMILQLLNALGAATLSLGVLTGLIPGIGAVAVILSSYTALYLHLKPVMDVKTATLIADLEGPLHLLLGLGVMM from the coding sequence TTGATTTTTGCCCTGAAAAATCTTTTCATCCACGGTGGTTTTCTTCCGGCGCTCTGGGGGCCCTCGCTTCTTCTGGTATCAACGGTTCTCCTTGAAAGTCGCTGCGGCCCCTTAACCTGGGGGATATGCTTCATGCTGCCCCTTACAGTCTACGCCTACGATTACCTTGCTGACCTTGAGCTGGACTCCCTAACGAATTCTGATAGATCAGAATTCAACCATAAATGGGGTGAATGGCTGCTGGCAGCCTATGCAGGAGCTCTTCTGGCGCTGCTGCTTCTCTGCATGGATCCACTGATCACGGTCCTCACAGCTTCAATGTTCATTACCGGGATCCTCTACTCAAGATTCTTCAAGGGGCTCACAGCATACCTGACGGGATTCAAAAACATCTATCTGGGCCTTGTATGGAGTTCATGGACAACCATACCTGCAATGGGTGGCAGATCCCTCCCTGCACATATCCTGGTGTTCACATTCATATTCCTCAAGGTATACGTAAACACTGCCTTCAGCGACTACAAGGACATTGAATCGGACGCCATGAGGGGCCTCAAGACTCTCCCTGCGGTCTTCGGTGAGAATAACAGCTTAATGATACTACAGCTCCTCAATGCGCTGGGTGCAGCCACCCTCAGCCTTGGAGTGCTCACGGGACTCATCCCAGGCATAGGTGCTGTTGCTGTGATCCTCTCATCATACACGGCCCTTTACCTGCATCTGAAGCCGGTCATGGATGTAAAAACAGCTACACTCATAGCGGATCTTGAGGGGCCCCTTCACCTCCTCCTTGGTCTGGGGGTCATGATGTGA
- the prf1 gene encoding peptide chain release factor aRF-1, producing the protein MSEPSSKELFEFKRTLQELSDKRGRGTELVSVYIPPDRQISDVAKHMREELSQSANIKSKQTKKNVQSAIEVIMQRLKLFPKPPEKGLVMFVGMVPRGGPGTEKMETYVFEPPEPIKTYIYHCNSEFYLEPLREMLEEKETYGLAVLDRKEATIATLKGKRIDILKTLTSGVPGKHKAGGQSQRRFDRLIDLAAHEFLKRIGEHMNEAFLQIDDLKGIILGGPGHTKEEFLNGDYLHHELKKKVITTVDTSYTGEFGIREVIDKSMDVLSEIDVMREKKLVQRFLRELINEDGLASYGEREVRQHLQMGAVEVLLLSEDLKYQRGTYECASCGHRMEKTGRDLPDTETCPSCNDQMRLSDRRDMIDDLVEMAEEVGTEVEIISTETEEGMQLLRAFGGIGAILRYRP; encoded by the coding sequence GTGAGCGAACCATCATCAAAGGAGCTTTTCGAATTCAAGAGGACCCTCCAGGAACTCTCAGACAAGAGGGGCAGGGGGACGGAACTCGTATCGGTATACATACCCCCTGACCGGCAGATAAGTGACGTTGCAAAGCATATGAGGGAGGAACTGAGCCAGAGTGCCAACATAAAGAGCAAACAGACGAAGAAGAACGTCCAGTCAGCCATTGAGGTTATAATGCAGAGGCTCAAACTATTCCCGAAACCACCCGAGAAGGGGCTCGTCATGTTCGTCGGCATGGTTCCCAGGGGAGGCCCGGGTACAGAGAAGATGGAGACCTACGTATTCGAGCCACCTGAACCCATCAAGACATACATATACCACTGTAACTCAGAGTTCTACCTTGAACCACTGAGGGAGATGCTTGAGGAGAAGGAAACCTATGGCCTCGCAGTCCTTGACAGGAAGGAGGCCACAATCGCAACCCTGAAGGGTAAGAGGATAGACATACTCAAGACACTCACCAGTGGGGTTCCAGGTAAACACAAGGCCGGTGGACAGTCCCAGAGGAGGTTCGACAGGCTCATAGACCTTGCAGCCCATGAGTTCCTCAAGAGGATAGGGGAACACATGAATGAGGCCTTCCTTCAGATAGATGACCTCAAGGGCATAATCCTCGGGGGCCCGGGTCACACAAAGGAGGAGTTCCTCAACGGCGACTACCTCCACCATGAACTGAAGAAGAAGGTCATAACGACTGTGGACACATCCTACACAGGGGAGTTCGGTATAAGGGAGGTCATAGACAAGTCAATGGATGTTTTAAGTGAAATAGATGTTATGAGGGAGAAGAAACTTGTCCAGAGATTCCTCAGGGAACTCATAAATGAGGATGGACTCGCATCCTACGGTGAAAGGGAGGTTCGACAGCACCTCCAGATGGGTGCGGTTGAGGTTCTTCTTCTCTCAGAGGACCTTAAGTACCAGAGGGGGACCTACGAGTGTGCATCCTGCGGACACAGGATGGAGAAGACGGGCAGGGACCTTCCGGATACTGAAACCTGTCCCAGCTGCAACGATCAGATGAGACTCTCAGATAGGAGGGACATGATCGACGACCTCGTTGAGATGGCCGAGGAGGTCGGAACCGAGGTTGAAATCATATCAACTGAGACCGAGGAGGGAATGCAGCTTCTGAGGGCCTTTGGGGGCATAGGGGCGATACTGAGGTACCGCCCCTGA